From one Amycolatopsis sp. FDAARGOS 1241 genomic stretch:
- a CDS encoding ABC transporter ATP-binding protein — translation MQVRADRVSLEGPHGTLLPPTSLAVEDGCVTLVHGEPGVGITALALALAGRVKPSTGTVTADVPGLLRDLVAVVDAPGVSEPDEALALRVVAGEELALAHRPAGKDDVLRWLTEHDAAPFAGTRFENLEPALRTRLLAELAAERTGVRVLVLDTPDRHTSHVESWTAVAEDHAKRGLAVAVLTATTPAAALPHPPARIGSTDQPGPVRLLAGPEESSAEENGAEEPRAEELSAEGDPA, via the coding sequence GTGCAGGTACGAGCCGACCGGGTGTCCCTGGAGGGACCCCACGGCACACTGTTGCCACCCACCTCGCTCGCGGTCGAGGACGGTTGCGTGACGCTGGTCCACGGCGAGCCGGGCGTCGGGATCACCGCGCTCGCGCTGGCCCTCGCCGGGCGCGTCAAGCCGTCCACCGGCACCGTGACCGCCGACGTCCCCGGCCTGCTGCGGGACCTCGTCGCTGTGGTCGACGCCCCCGGTGTGAGCGAGCCCGACGAGGCGCTCGCCCTGCGCGTGGTCGCCGGCGAGGAGCTCGCGCTGGCGCACCGGCCCGCGGGCAAGGACGACGTGCTGCGCTGGCTCACCGAGCACGACGCCGCGCCCTTCGCCGGCACGCGGTTCGAGAACCTGGAACCCGCGCTGCGCACGCGGCTGCTCGCCGAGCTGGCCGCCGAGCGCACCGGTGTGCGCGTGCTCGTGCTCGACACCCCCGACCGGCACACGAGCCACGTCGAGTCGTGGACGGCGGTCGCCGAAGACCACGCGAAGCGCGGCCTGGCCGTCGCGGTGCTGACCGCGACGACGCCGGCCGCCGCCCTGCCCCACCCGCCGGCCCGCATCGGGTCGACCGACCAGCCCGGACCGGTGCGCCTGCTCGCCGGCCCAGAAGAAAGCAGCGCCGAAGAAAACGGCGCCGAAGAACCCCGCGCGGAAGAACTCAGCGCCGAAGGAGACCCGGCATGA
- a CDS encoding GNAT family N-acetyltransferase, protein MATTEPAARFAALDPLLPPPAPAAAGERVSAVTAAGVRVSGVVQRYRHGPGDPPLLWSAAQVWQLFPDADTPGTEGFDLLLGELRALVDGEPPGADSACVVNWPSRDAEAIRAFLDHGLAPMSALAVRTTPPPSPAEPARDGVTVRLAGPADFDEVLTLCAATFDYTGLVAHRRREQTAELLAPALRRALDEPVTWLAEAGGEAVALAQCAWVDSAPDTDAAELLPPGLWAYVNNVVTAPRYRGSGVGRALMAHVHRELLRPGVVGAYLYYNPMNPLSSVFWHRQGYRPLWTSWEAHPASSLR, encoded by the coding sequence GTGGCCACGACCGAACCGGCGGCGCGCTTCGCCGCGCTCGACCCGCTGCTGCCGCCGCCCGCGCCGGCCGCCGCGGGCGAGCGCGTGTCCGCGGTGACGGCCGCCGGCGTGCGCGTGTCCGGTGTGGTGCAGCGCTACCGGCACGGCCCGGGTGACCCGCCCCTGCTGTGGTCGGCCGCGCAGGTGTGGCAATTGTTCCCCGACGCGGACACCCCGGGCACCGAGGGGTTCGACCTCCTGCTCGGCGAGCTGCGGGCGCTCGTGGACGGTGAGCCGCCCGGCGCCGATTCGGCGTGCGTGGTGAACTGGCCGAGCCGTGACGCCGAGGCGATCCGCGCGTTCCTCGACCATGGGCTCGCCCCGATGTCCGCACTGGCCGTGCGCACGACACCGCCGCCGTCGCCTGCGGAGCCGGCCCGCGACGGTGTCACTGTGCGCCTCGCGGGCCCCGCCGACTTCGACGAGGTGCTGACCCTCTGCGCGGCGACGTTCGACTACACGGGGCTGGTCGCGCACCGCCGCCGCGAGCAGACCGCCGAGCTGCTCGCCCCGGCGCTGCGCCGCGCGCTCGACGAACCGGTCACCTGGCTGGCCGAGGCCGGCGGCGAGGCCGTGGCGCTCGCGCAGTGCGCGTGGGTGGACTCGGCGCCGGACACCGACGCCGCCGAGCTGCTGCCACCGGGGCTCTGGGCATACGTGAACAACGTCGTGACCGCTCCGCGGTACCGCGGCAGCGGGGTCGGCCGCGCGCTCATGGCCCACGTGCACCGCGAACTGCTGCGCCCGGGCGTGGTCGGTGCGTACCTCTACTACAACCCGATGAACCCGCTCTCGTCGGTGTTCTGGCACCGGCAGGGTTACCGTCCACTGTGGACCTCCTGGGAAGCCCACCCGGCGTCCTCACTGCGGTGA
- a CDS encoding class I SAM-dependent methyltransferase, which yields MPESSAAPEADRHARAEQRLGTSGVAYRAVRGAEAVAANLAWWDADADDYQATHGGFLGDAEFVWCPEGVREADARLLGDVRGRRVLEVGCGQAACSRWLAAAGADAVATDLSGGMLRHAREGNERTGVAVPLVQANAEHLPFAPASFDAACSAFGALPFVPSVATVFAEVHRVLRPGSPWVFSVTHPMRWIFPDDPGPQGLTVTQPYFDRTPYVEVDDDGTATYVEYHRTVGDYVRALAATGFALEDLLEPEWPEGHTRTWGQWSPLRGKLFPGTAIFRTRRA from the coding sequence ATGCCCGAGTCTTCGGCCGCGCCCGAGGCGGACCGCCACGCGCGCGCCGAGCAGCGGCTCGGCACGTCCGGCGTCGCGTACCGCGCGGTGCGCGGCGCGGAGGCGGTGGCCGCCAACCTCGCGTGGTGGGACGCCGATGCCGACGACTACCAGGCCACCCACGGCGGTTTCCTCGGCGACGCCGAGTTTGTCTGGTGCCCGGAGGGCGTGCGCGAGGCCGACGCGCGCCTGCTCGGCGACGTCCGCGGTCGGCGCGTGCTCGAGGTCGGCTGCGGCCAGGCGGCGTGCTCGCGCTGGCTAGCCGCGGCGGGCGCCGACGCCGTCGCGACCGACCTGTCGGGCGGGATGCTGCGCCACGCGCGCGAGGGCAACGAGCGCACCGGTGTCGCCGTGCCGCTCGTGCAGGCCAACGCGGAGCATCTGCCGTTCGCGCCGGCCAGTTTCGACGCCGCGTGCTCCGCGTTCGGCGCACTGCCGTTCGTGCCGTCGGTGGCCACGGTCTTCGCCGAGGTGCACCGCGTGCTGCGGCCCGGTTCGCCGTGGGTGTTCTCGGTGACCCACCCGATGCGCTGGATCTTCCCCGACGATCCGGGTCCGCAGGGGCTCACGGTCACACAGCCGTACTTCGACCGCACGCCCTACGTGGAGGTCGACGACGACGGCACAGCCACCTACGTCGAGTACCACCGCACGGTCGGCGACTACGTGCGCGCGCTCGCCGCGACCGGGTTCGCGCTCGAGGACCTGCTCGAGCCGGAGTGGCCGGAGGGGCACACCCGGACGTGGGGCCAGTGGAGCCCGTTGCGCGGCAAGCTCTTCCCCGGCACGGCGATCTTCCGCACGCGTCGCGCCTGA
- the rpsA gene encoding 30S ribosomal protein S1: MTTDTATAPTAPAGPQQVAINDIGSEEDFLAAIDKTIKYFNDGDIVEGTIVKVDRDEVLLDIGYKTEGVIPSRELSIKHDVDPAEVVSVGDEVEALVLQKEDKEGRLILSKKRAQYERAWGTIEELKEKDEPVKGTVIEVVKGGLILDIGLRGFLPASLVEMRRVRDLQPYVGRELEAKIIELDKNRNNVVLSRRAYLEQTQSEVRSEFLNNLAKGQVRKGVVSSIVNFGAFVDLGGVDGLVHVSELSWKHIDHPSEVVEVGQEVTVEVLDVDMDRERVSLSLKATQEDPWRQFARTHAIGQIVPGKVTKLVPFGAFVRVEEGIEGLVHISELAERHVEIPEQVVQVNGDVLVKVIDIDLERRRISLSLKQANEGVTPDTEFDPTQYGMAAEYDAEGNYIYPEGFDPDTQEWQEGFDKQREEWERQYAEAHARYEAHMAQVKKAAEADAEAAADAATGVEGGDQSYTSAPAETKSGGTLASDEQLAALREKLSGGA; the protein is encoded by the coding sequence ATGACCACCGACACCGCCACCGCCCCGACCGCCCCCGCCGGCCCGCAGCAGGTCGCCATCAACGATATCGGGTCGGAGGAAGACTTCCTCGCGGCGATCGACAAGACGATCAAGTACTTCAACGATGGCGACATCGTCGAGGGCACGATCGTCAAGGTCGACCGCGACGAGGTCCTGCTCGACATCGGGTACAAGACCGAGGGTGTCATCCCCTCGCGTGAGCTGAGCATCAAGCACGATGTCGACCCGGCTGAGGTTGTCTCCGTGGGCGATGAGGTCGAAGCCCTCGTTCTCCAGAAGGAGGACAAGGAAGGCCGCCTGATCCTGTCCAAGAAGCGCGCCCAGTACGAGCGCGCCTGGGGCACGATCGAGGAGCTCAAGGAGAAGGACGAGCCCGTCAAGGGCACCGTCATCGAGGTCGTCAAGGGCGGCCTGATCCTCGACATCGGCCTCCGCGGCTTCCTGCCCGCCTCGCTCGTCGAGATGCGCCGCGTGCGCGACCTGCAGCCGTACGTCGGCCGCGAGCTCGAGGCGAAGATCATCGAGCTGGACAAGAACCGCAACAACGTGGTCCTGTCCCGCCGCGCCTACCTCGAGCAGACGCAGTCCGAGGTCCGCAGCGAGTTCCTCAACAACCTCGCCAAGGGCCAGGTCCGCAAGGGCGTCGTCTCGTCCATCGTCAACTTCGGTGCCTTCGTGGACCTGGGTGGCGTCGACGGCCTCGTGCACGTCTCCGAGCTGTCCTGGAAGCACATCGACCACCCGTCCGAGGTCGTCGAGGTCGGCCAGGAGGTCACGGTCGAGGTCCTGGACGTCGACATGGACCGCGAGCGCGTCTCACTGTCGCTGAAGGCGACCCAGGAAGACCCGTGGCGCCAGTTCGCCCGCACCCACGCGATCGGCCAGATCGTGCCGGGCAAGGTCACCAAGCTCGTCCCGTTCGGTGCGTTCGTGCGCGTCGAGGAGGGCATCGAGGGCCTGGTGCACATCTCCGAGCTGGCCGAGCGCCACGTGGAGATCCCGGAGCAGGTCGTCCAGGTCAACGGCGACGTCTTGGTCAAGGTCATCGACATCGACCTCGAGCGCCGCCGGATCTCGCTGTCACTGAAGCAGGCCAACGAGGGCGTCACGCCGGACACCGAGTTCGACCCGACCCAGTACGGCATGGCCGCCGAGTACGACGCCGAGGGCAACTACATCTACCCCGAAGGCTTCGACCCGGACACCCAGGAGTGGCAGGAAGGCTTCGACAAGCAGCGCGAGGAGTGGGAGCGGCAGTACGCCGAGGCCCACGCGCGCTACGAGGCCCACATGGCGCAGGTCAAGAAGGCCGCCGAGGCCGACGCGGAAGCCGCTGCCGACGCCGCGACCGGCGTCGAGGGTGGCGACCAGTCCTACACCTCCGCTCCGGCCGAGACCAAGAGCGGCGGCACGCTGGCCAGCGACGAGCAGCTCGCGGCTCTGCGCGAGAAGCTCTCCGGTGGTGCGTGA
- a CDS encoding TetR/AcrR family transcriptional regulator: MATRHLSTQPAEQHNRARFLDAALAVLTDRGVGGLTVRGVAEAAGTSTITVYTRFGGRTGLLDALYERAFDLLREQLLDVPPESEDGVADLLDVALAYRRFALESPARYAMMFERSVHGYDPDPALRTAVLRTTFAMFVGKIRRISSDPAADARQYGYLLWTSMHGLVSVELTIRSQTPLNDWFIEPTDDAHEAVYRTGVLSMISGLGLHN, encoded by the coding sequence GTGGCCACCCGCCATCTGTCGACGCAGCCGGCCGAGCAGCACAACCGCGCACGGTTTCTCGACGCCGCACTGGCGGTGCTCACCGACCGCGGTGTCGGCGGCCTGACCGTGCGCGGCGTGGCCGAAGCGGCCGGCACGTCGACCATCACCGTCTACACACGCTTCGGCGGCCGCACCGGGTTGCTCGACGCGCTGTACGAGCGCGCGTTCGACCTGCTGCGCGAGCAGCTCCTCGACGTCCCGCCCGAATCCGAAGACGGCGTCGCCGACCTGCTCGACGTCGCGCTCGCGTACCGCCGCTTCGCGCTCGAGAGCCCGGCGCGCTACGCGATGATGTTCGAACGGTCGGTCCACGGCTACGACCCCGACCCGGCCCTGCGCACGGCCGTCCTGCGCACCACGTTCGCCATGTTCGTCGGCAAGATCCGCCGCATCAGCAGCGACCCGGCCGCCGACGCGCGGCAGTACGGCTACCTGCTGTGGACGTCGATGCACGGGCTCGTCAGCGTCGAGCTCACCATCCGCTCGCAGACCCCGCTCAACGACTGGTTCATCGAACCGACCGACGACGCCCACGAAGCCGTGTACCGCACGGGTGTGCTGTCGATGATCTCCGGCCTCGGCCTCCACAACTGA
- a CDS encoding OsmC family protein — MTQPEPGTVVVSEAGTGRYTQHVTAGGYEFVVDEPVSMGGDGSGPTPYDFLLGALGSCTAITLRMYADRKNIPLANVNIRLKHDRIHARDCERCDTEVGMVSRITREIELEGDLDDEQRAKLLAIADKCPVHRTLENQIDVQTKLV; from the coding sequence ATGACCCAACCGGAACCGGGCACCGTCGTCGTCAGCGAGGCGGGCACCGGCCGCTACACGCAGCACGTCACCGCGGGCGGGTACGAGTTCGTCGTCGACGAGCCCGTGTCCATGGGCGGTGACGGCAGCGGTCCCACGCCGTACGACTTCCTGCTCGGCGCACTGGGTTCGTGCACCGCGATCACGCTGCGCATGTACGCCGACCGCAAGAACATTCCGCTGGCCAACGTGAACATCCGCTTGAAGCACGACCGCATCCACGCGCGCGACTGCGAACGCTGCGACACCGAGGTCGGCATGGTCAGCCGCATCACGCGCGAGATCGAACTCGAGGGCGACCTCGACGACGAGCAGCGCGCGAAGCTGCTCGCGATCGCGGACAAGTGCCCCGTGCACCGTACGCTGGAGAACCAGATCGACGTGCAGACGAAACTGGTCTGA
- a CDS encoding GlxA family transcriptional regulator, translating to MGRGARSERVVVVVYDSVRLLDVTGPLEVFGMANEHGASYELLTASPGGTDVRTTTGTRLGADVALEEADVKGGTLIVPGGPDWQRTVTDEHLLGEVRRLSHQARRTASVCAGAFTLAAAGLLEGRRAATHWELADQLARRYPGVEVDCEAIFVRDGSVISSAGVTSGIDLSLALVEEDLGSAAARLVAKHLVVFLQRPGGQSQFSVRLAAQPSRNDLLRRIMDRITADPAAEHSLSLLADDAGVSVRHLTRLFREQLGTSVARFVESTRLEAARQLLESGTDPLDVVARRTGFGSAETLRRVFAREVGIPPSAYRARFRTTGTPALAGAGH from the coding sequence ATGGGTCGGGGTGCGCGGTCCGAGCGGGTCGTGGTCGTGGTGTACGACTCGGTGCGGCTGCTCGACGTCACCGGGCCGCTCGAGGTCTTCGGCATGGCCAACGAGCACGGCGCGAGCTACGAACTGCTGACCGCTTCGCCCGGCGGCACCGACGTCCGAACCACGACCGGCACCCGCCTCGGCGCTGACGTCGCGCTCGAGGAGGCCGACGTCAAGGGCGGCACGCTCATCGTCCCCGGAGGTCCGGACTGGCAGCGCACGGTGACCGACGAGCACCTGCTCGGGGAGGTTCGCCGCCTGTCGCACCAGGCCCGTCGCACGGCGTCGGTCTGCGCGGGCGCCTTCACCCTCGCGGCCGCGGGCCTGCTGGAGGGCCGCCGCGCGGCCACGCACTGGGAGCTCGCAGACCAGCTCGCCCGCCGCTACCCGGGCGTCGAGGTCGACTGCGAGGCGATTTTCGTGCGCGACGGCTCGGTGATCTCCTCGGCGGGCGTCACCTCGGGCATCGACCTGTCGCTGGCTCTCGTCGAGGAGGACCTCGGTTCGGCCGCCGCGCGGCTCGTCGCCAAACACCTCGTGGTGTTCCTGCAACGTCCCGGCGGTCAGTCGCAGTTCAGCGTGCGGCTCGCGGCGCAGCCCTCGCGCAACGACCTGCTGCGCCGGATCATGGACCGCATCACCGCCGACCCGGCGGCGGAGCACAGCCTCTCGCTCCTGGCCGACGACGCGGGCGTCAGCGTCCGCCACCTCACGCGGCTCTTCCGCGAACAGCTGGGCACCTCGGTGGCGCGTTTCGTCGAAAGCACCCGGCTCGAAGCCGCCCGGCAGCTGCTGGAAAGTGGTACGGACCCGCTGGACGTGGTCGCCCGCCGCACGGGCTTCGGTTCCGCGGAAACCCTGCGGCGGGTCTTCGCGCGCGAAGTGGGCATCCCGCCCAGCGCCTACCGCGCGCGCTTCCGCACGACAGGTACTCCGGCTCTGGCCGGGGCCGGCCACTAG